In one Chitinophaga sancti genomic region, the following are encoded:
- a CDS encoding ribonuclease H-like YkuK family protein gives METVRSWRRLNGMEIISPIEEEIENVLSAESGDGNALKVCIGTDSQKKGKIVEFATVIVFLRKGKGGFMYILTDASTHKMSIKERMLAEVGKSIEVAYSLCHLFTKYGVDMEIHADINTNPAFKSNDALKEAMGYITGMGFSFRAKPHAFASTSCANKIVH, from the coding sequence ATGGAAACTGTAAGAAGCTGGAGAAGGCTCAATGGAATGGAAATCATCAGCCCCATCGAAGAAGAAATTGAAAACGTACTGTCTGCCGAAAGTGGCGATGGCAATGCACTGAAAGTGTGCATCGGCACGGATAGTCAGAAGAAAGGAAAGATCGTGGAATTCGCCACCGTGATCGTTTTCCTGCGGAAAGGGAAAGGAGGATTCATGTATATATTAACTGATGCCTCCACCCACAAGATGAGTATAAAGGAAAGGATGCTCGCAGAAGTAGGCAAGAGTATAGAAGTTGCTTATTCACTGTGTCACCTCTTTACTAAATACGGTGTAGATATGGAGATACACGCTGACATCAATACGAATCCAGCTTTTAAAAGTAACGATGCGCTGAAAGAGGCAATGGGTTATATCACAGGAATGGGATTCTCTTTCCGGGCTAAACCACATGCTTTTGCAAGTACAAGTTGTGCGAATAAAATTGTTCATTAA
- a CDS encoding carboxylesterase/lipase family protein — protein sequence MKRVLLTLGVLVQLASLNSFSQIKDQITTHNGVVQGVREPGSSILIFKGIPYAAPPVGPLRWKEPQPANNWKGIRKADHFGHNAMQKNIFGDMSFRSSGMSEDCLYLNVWTPTKTGKEKLPVLVYFYGGGLAAGDGSEPRYDGASMAKKGIVAVTINYRLGIFGFFSHPDLTKESPHHTSGNYGYLDQHAALEWVRDNIAAFGGDPAKVTIAGESAGSISVSVQMASPLSKELIAGAIGESGAAINPTLYPVPLEEAETHGTAFAEKMNANTLEALRAIPAEKLLDSVFSVATPYSSATIDGYLIPRSLPEIFEAGEQAKVPLLVGWNSAEVPFQAIMRAEAPTPDNYKKVLNQTFGDKAAGILELYPAGSEEETIRSATALASDRFIVYSTWKWADLQAKTSGQPVYRYVFSRIRPAMTPKMGNATPGLAGGVQKGNNAKPAPPKYPAVGASHASEIEYALGNLYSNKVYAWTADDNKVSATMLDYFANFIKTGNPNGNGLPEWQPILKDSKQIHYMDINVKSELKTDTYRARYLFLDKLYMK from the coding sequence ATGAAAAGAGTTCTTTTGACACTAGGCGTGCTGGTACAATTGGCCTCTCTGAATTCATTTAGTCAGATAAAAGATCAGATCACCACTCATAATGGTGTCGTTCAGGGAGTACGGGAACCGGGATCCTCTATTTTAATCTTCAAAGGCATACCTTATGCCGCACCTCCAGTCGGCCCACTCAGGTGGAAAGAGCCACAACCGGCGAACAACTGGAAAGGCATTCGCAAAGCAGACCACTTTGGTCACAATGCCATGCAGAAAAACATTTTTGGCGATATGTCCTTCCGTTCTTCCGGTATGAGCGAGGATTGTCTCTACCTCAATGTATGGACACCTACCAAAACAGGTAAGGAAAAACTGCCTGTATTAGTTTATTTCTATGGCGGCGGCCTCGCTGCCGGCGATGGATCTGAACCTCGCTACGATGGTGCCAGTATGGCTAAAAAAGGTATTGTTGCCGTAACCATCAATTACCGCCTCGGTATCTTTGGTTTTTTCTCGCATCCAGACCTTACGAAAGAATCACCCCATCATACTTCTGGCAACTATGGCTACCTCGATCAACATGCAGCCCTGGAATGGGTACGTGACAACATCGCTGCTTTTGGTGGAGATCCTGCTAAAGTCACTATCGCGGGCGAATCTGCCGGCTCTATATCCGTATCCGTACAAATGGCCTCCCCACTGTCCAAAGAACTCATTGCAGGTGCAATAGGGGAAAGCGGCGCTGCCATCAACCCAACCCTGTACCCGGTTCCCCTGGAAGAAGCGGAAACACACGGTACAGCATTCGCGGAAAAAATGAATGCCAATACACTGGAAGCCCTCAGGGCTATTCCTGCTGAAAAACTGCTGGATTCTGTATTTTCAGTGGCGACACCTTATTCCTCCGCTACGATCGATGGTTACCTCATTCCCCGCTCTCTGCCTGAAATCTTTGAAGCAGGCGAGCAGGCAAAGGTTCCCCTGCTGGTAGGATGGAACTCCGCAGAAGTGCCCTTCCAGGCTATCATGAGAGCAGAAGCACCTACTCCTGATAACTATAAAAAGGTACTGAACCAGACCTTTGGCGATAAAGCTGCCGGAATACTGGAATTGTACCCGGCCGGTAGCGAAGAAGAAACCATCCGCTCTGCCACCGCATTAGCCAGCGATCGTTTTATCGTCTACAGCACCTGGAAATGGGCAGACCTTCAGGCTAAAACCAGTGGTCAGCCAGTATACAGGTATGTATTTTCACGGATCCGTCCGGCTATGACCCCTAAAATGGGCAATGCAACCCCAGGCCTGGCCGGTGGCGTTCAGAAAGGAAACAATGCCAAACCTGCACCACCTAAATACCCTGCCGTTGGCGCCTCCCACGCATCCGAAATTGAATATGCCCTCGGCAACCTGTATAGCAATAAAGTATATGCCTGGACTGCCGACGACAACAAAGTATCCGCAACCATGCTGGATTACTTTGCTAATTTCATTAAAACAGGCAATCCAAATGGCAATGGCCTACCAGAATGGCAACCCATCCTCAAAGACAGTAAGCAGATCCACTATATGGATATCAATGTGAAGAGCGAGCTGAAAACAGATACTTACAGAGCCAGATACCTATTCTTAGATAAGTTGTACATGAAATAA
- a CDS encoding alpha/beta fold hydrolase produces the protein MGKIIVKDGTEIYYKDWGTGQPIVFHHGWPLSSDDWDLQMMFFLEKGYRVIAHDRRGHGRSTQTATGNEMDTYVADVAELTKALDLKDAIHIGHSTGGGEVIRYVAKHGGNGRVAKAVLISAVTPIMVKNDNNPDGVPLSVFDEIRENTATNRTQYFHDFPTPFFGYNREGADVKQGVKDNWWRQGMMGGIKAHYDCVKAFSETDFTEDLKAVEVPVLVLHGEDDQIVPYKTTALAAAKLLKNGKLITYPGFPHGMPTTEAATINKDILAFIKG, from the coding sequence ATGGGTAAGATTATAGTTAAAGACGGAACAGAGATTTATTACAAAGATTGGGGTACCGGACAACCTATCGTATTTCATCATGGTTGGCCTTTATCTTCTGATGACTGGGATTTACAGATGATGTTCTTCCTGGAGAAAGGTTACAGAGTAATTGCGCATGACCGCAGAGGCCATGGTCGTTCTACACAGACAGCTACAGGAAACGAAATGGATACTTATGTAGCAGATGTAGCAGAACTGACAAAAGCACTGGATCTGAAAGACGCGATTCATATTGGTCACTCAACCGGTGGTGGCGAGGTAATTCGTTATGTTGCGAAACATGGTGGTAACGGTCGCGTAGCGAAAGCTGTGCTGATCAGTGCTGTTACTCCTATCATGGTGAAAAATGACAACAATCCTGACGGTGTTCCATTATCAGTATTCGATGAAATTCGCGAGAATACTGCTACCAACCGGACACAGTATTTCCATGATTTTCCGACTCCATTCTTTGGTTACAATCGTGAAGGTGCGGATGTAAAGCAAGGTGTGAAAGATAATTGGTGGAGACAGGGTATGATGGGTGGTATTAAAGCTCATTATGACTGTGTCAAGGCTTTCTCTGAGACAGATTTCACTGAAGATCTGAAAGCGGTAGAGGTACCTGTACTGGTATTGCATGGTGAAGATGATCAGATCGTACCTTATAAGACGACTGCGCTGGCGGCGGCGAAGCTGTTGAAGAATGGCAAGCTGATTACTTATCCGGGTTTCCCGCATGGTATGCCGACGACAGAGGCGGCTACAATTAATAAAGATATATTAGCATTTATTAAGGGATAA
- a CDS encoding dihydrofolate reductase family protein — MRKIIVTTFLTMDGVLQAPGGPQEDPANGFIWGGWQFGYGDEQTKNVLTKIMEQPFDLLLGRKTYEIFASYWPYNGDNPIGEKFNQINKYVVATTPVDTSWAHSVLISTDIVNELRKLKEQDGPDLLVHGSGRLVQTLFENHLVDELYTWIHPITLGKGKKLFAEGTVAQQWKMTASVISTTGVIIAKYVPDGEVRLGSYVSNEVSEAEMKRREKWIKEEGDLKKVGLI, encoded by the coding sequence ATGCGGAAGATAATTGTAACTACATTTCTGACCATGGACGGCGTGCTTCAGGCACCCGGCGGACCGCAGGAAGATCCTGCTAATGGGTTTATATGGGGTGGCTGGCAATTTGGATATGGCGATGAGCAGACAAAGAATGTATTAACTAAAATCATGGAGCAGCCATTTGATTTATTGCTGGGGCGAAAAACGTATGAAATATTTGCATCTTACTGGCCTTATAATGGCGATAACCCAATCGGTGAGAAGTTTAATCAGATTAATAAATACGTAGTGGCGACTACGCCTGTTGACACTTCCTGGGCGCATTCTGTATTGATCAGTACTGATATTGTTAATGAGCTGAGGAAATTGAAGGAGCAGGATGGTCCTGATTTACTGGTACACGGTAGTGGCCGCCTGGTGCAGACACTATTTGAGAACCATCTGGTGGACGAATTGTACACATGGATACATCCGATCACATTGGGGAAAGGAAAGAAATTATTTGCTGAGGGAACTGTGGCACAGCAGTGGAAAATGACAGCGTCAGTGATTTCAACTACGGGCGTAATTATTGCGAAGTATGTGCCGGATGGGGAGGTGAGGTTAGGATCGTATGTTTCGAATGAGGTTAGTGAGGCGGAGATGAAAAGAAGAGAGAAATGGATAAAGGAGGAGGGTGATCTTAAAAAAGTTGGCCTGATATAA
- a CDS encoding TlpA disulfide reductase family protein produces the protein MTRSRLFTLLQHSTCLLCLCLLGLCSINVSAQLKFRIEGHIDNTHAKPSKNDVGDSDIIVLNFGNLVRKDTVRIHNNAFHMEGEIPYPSSAFIEYKYGGNLILLDSSSYLFTLVKKDIDSTHATYEQEIKTKSTFHNTWEKFYDNKAKLVQERNQLNEAAQHTTNPDSALYYAFAIKAANKKIVAFYHQFAADHPNSYIAAYILVGAPDFSYANYMDVYSSFSDNIKNSYYGKNFYSRMIASKDDKKEEQAKTEIAQTAPGMFPVTNTIDTALNKIVLDKDFFSKHKYTLIEFWASWCGPCRKLNENLKKMTASFKEKDVELVGFSLDQGSEAWKIAMINDKLPWLQVSDLKAVDSPLAQYLKLGVIPANVLVDREGKIVRTNIYEGELEGFLKGVN, from the coding sequence ATGACCCGTTCACGTTTATTTACCCTACTTCAACACAGTACCTGTCTACTTTGTTTATGCCTGCTGGGCCTTTGTTCCATCAACGTTTCTGCCCAATTAAAGTTCCGCATTGAAGGCCACATAGACAACACCCACGCCAAACCCTCAAAAAACGATGTTGGTGATAGTGATATCATTGTTCTTAATTTTGGTAATCTTGTAAGAAAAGATACAGTCAGGATACACAACAACGCCTTTCACATGGAAGGAGAAATACCCTATCCTTCTTCCGCCTTTATTGAATACAAGTATGGTGGCAATTTAATTCTATTGGATAGCAGCAGCTATCTGTTTACGCTTGTAAAAAAAGACATAGATAGTACTCACGCCACCTACGAGCAGGAGATTAAAACAAAATCCACCTTCCACAATACCTGGGAAAAATTCTATGACAACAAAGCCAAATTGGTACAGGAGCGCAACCAACTAAACGAGGCGGCGCAGCATACAACCAACCCTGACAGTGCGCTGTATTACGCTTTTGCCATCAAAGCAGCAAACAAAAAGATAGTCGCATTCTACCATCAATTTGCAGCGGATCATCCCAACAGCTATATCGCAGCATACATTCTGGTGGGGGCCCCGGATTTTTCTTATGCTAATTACATGGATGTCTACAGTTCATTCTCTGACAATATCAAAAATTCCTATTATGGTAAGAACTTCTATAGCCGTATGATAGCGAGCAAGGATGACAAGAAAGAAGAACAGGCAAAAACAGAAATTGCCCAAACAGCGCCAGGTATGTTCCCGGTTACTAATACTATTGATACTGCTTTAAATAAAATAGTGCTGGATAAAGATTTTTTCAGCAAGCACAAATATACCCTGATCGAATTTTGGGCCAGCTGGTGTGGGCCATGCAGGAAGCTGAATGAGAATCTCAAAAAAATGACCGCTTCTTTTAAAGAAAAAGATGTAGAGTTGGTAGGGTTTTCATTGGATCAGGGATCAGAAGCCTGGAAGATTGCAATGATCAATGATAAGTTGCCATGGTTGCAGGTAAGTGATCTGAAAGCTGTCGATTCGCCTTTGGCGCAATACCTGAAGCTGGGGGTGATTCCGGCGAATGTATTGGTGGATAGGGAAGGGAAGATAGTAAGGACGAATATTTATGAGGGGGAGTTGGAAGGTTTTCTAAAGGGGGTGAATTAG
- a CDS encoding ArnT family glycosyltransferase: MSDNFSEKKISWWIIGLLIFMHITGLSVTIMEPDGALYAGIAKYMVQHHDYLNLFADGQEWLDKPHFPFWMMALSYQIFGFTTFAYKLPAFLFLMMGVYFTYRFAFDLYGDKVARWSVCILLTAEHLVISSTDVRAEPYLTGLIIGAVYLLYKRRLLLGALLTACAVMTKGPFALVPVGCAIAGQYIFTKQWRELFHWRWLVVGVLVLVFITPELFALYQQFDAHPEKVVFGRTGVSGIRFFFWDSQFGRFMNTGPIRGSGDPLFFFHTVLWAFLPWSVMLYAAVVQFIRKREVAVEFYCISGALSTFLLFSMSKFQLPHYLNIIFPFFAILTAQYILSLNKPKFFVITQRVIMSVMAVAIVGLWALYRPQINYVFVGLIAGVMVLFFVVKEERVFFRTCLMSVVLNLFLNGMFYPDVLGYQSGSSAAFYANEHLRGGAVCMYKENSYAFNFYLDAPVLRSDTLMQVPVLLYTTREAMDSLKVRGRDCEVLKSFPRFPVTKLDGEFVNFYTRKRAVGERLLVLVK; encoded by the coding sequence ATGTCTGATAACTTCTCTGAGAAGAAGATAAGCTGGTGGATCATTGGCCTGCTTATTTTTATGCATATAACAGGATTGTCTGTTACTATTATGGAGCCCGATGGTGCATTGTATGCTGGTATTGCGAAGTATATGGTGCAGCATCATGATTATCTGAATTTGTTTGCGGATGGTCAGGAGTGGCTGGATAAACCTCATTTTCCTTTCTGGATGATGGCTTTAAGCTATCAGATTTTCGGTTTTACAACATTTGCTTACAAGTTACCTGCTTTCCTGTTTTTGATGATGGGGGTATACTTTACGTATCGTTTTGCTTTTGACCTGTATGGGGATAAGGTGGCGCGGTGGTCGGTATGTATATTACTGACGGCGGAGCATTTGGTGATATCCAGTACGGATGTGCGGGCGGAGCCTTATCTGACGGGTTTGATCATAGGGGCTGTTTACTTGTTATATAAGCGGCGTTTGTTGTTGGGGGCATTGTTGACGGCATGTGCGGTAATGACGAAGGGGCCGTTTGCGTTAGTGCCGGTGGGGTGTGCGATAGCGGGGCAGTATATTTTTACGAAGCAGTGGAGGGAGTTGTTTCATTGGCGGTGGTTGGTAGTGGGGGTATTGGTGCTGGTGTTTATTACGCCGGAGTTGTTTGCATTGTATCAGCAGTTTGACGCGCATCCGGAGAAGGTGGTATTTGGGCGGACGGGGGTATCTGGTATCCGGTTTTTCTTTTGGGATAGTCAGTTTGGGCGGTTTATGAATACGGGGCCGATCAGGGGATCGGGGGATCCTTTGTTCTTTTTCCATACGGTATTGTGGGCATTTTTGCCGTGGTCGGTGATGTTGTATGCGGCGGTGGTACAGTTTATCAGGAAGCGGGAGGTAGCGGTAGAGTTTTATTGTATCAGCGGAGCCCTGAGTACGTTTTTGTTGTTTAGTATGTCGAAGTTTCAGTTACCGCATTATCTGAATATCATTTTCCCATTTTTTGCGATACTCACGGCGCAGTATATACTTTCGCTAAATAAGCCTAAATTTTTTGTTATTACGCAGCGGGTGATCATGAGTGTCATGGCGGTGGCGATAGTGGGATTATGGGCTTTATACCGGCCTCAGATCAATTATGTATTTGTGGGGTTGATAGCGGGTGTGATGGTGTTGTTTTTTGTGGTGAAGGAGGAGCGGGTATTTTTCAGGACTTGTTTGATGTCGGTGGTATTGAATTTGTTTTTGAACGGGATGTTTTATCCGGATGTATTGGGGTATCAGAGTGGGAGTTCGGCTGCGTTTTATGCGAATGAGCATTTGAGGGGTGGGGCGGTGTGTATGTATAAGGAGAATTCTTATGCGTTTAATTTTTATCTGGATGCGCCGGTGTTGAGGTCGGATACGTTGATGCAGGTGCCGGTGTTGTTGTATACGACGAGGGAGGCGATGGATAGTTTGAAGGTAAGGGGGCGGGATTGTGAGGTGTTGAAATCGTTTCCGAGGTTTCCGGTGACGAAGCTGGATGGGGAGTTTGTAAATTTTTATACGCGGAAAAGGGCTGTGGGAGAGCGGTTGTTGGTTTTGGTAAAATAA
- a CDS encoding Rieske (2Fe-2S) protein, which produces MGKTYTWHRFADPGIGEKDLTVLEVEGKKISFTRYEGALYAFAYKCPHASGVMVDGWVDEDGNVVCPLHRYRFSVKNGRNTSGEGYFLKTYPIEVREDGLYLGLEKTGLFGW; this is translated from the coding sequence ATGGGAAAGACGTATACATGGCACCGGTTTGCCGATCCGGGGATTGGTGAAAAGGATCTGACAGTACTGGAGGTAGAGGGGAAGAAGATCTCTTTTACGCGGTATGAGGGTGCTTTGTATGCGTTTGCTTATAAGTGTCCGCATGCGAGCGGGGTGATGGTGGATGGTTGGGTAGATGAGGATGGGAATGTGGTGTGTCCGTTGCACAGGTATAGGTTTAGTGTGAAGAATGGGCGGAACACCAGTGGGGAGGGGTATTTTCTGAAGACGTATCCGATTGAGGTGAGGGAGGATGGCTTGTATTTGGGGTTGGAGAAGACGGGGTTGTTTGGGTGGTAA
- the hflX gene encoding GTPase HflX → MPKLLQTLIEKKQIVEQEERVVIVGLIHKEQNNERQVQEYLDELVFLAETAGAVTVKRFTQKLQHPDRATFVGKGKLEEIRDFVQGRNINLVIFDDELTGSQISNIQDVLKIKVIDRSDLILDIFARRARTAQAKVQVELAQYQYILPRLRGMWSHLERQGGGIGSRGPGETEIETDRRIVKDKISLLRKRLGEIDKQSLTQRKDRGELIRVALVGYTNVGKSTIMNTLSKSEVFAENKLFATLDTTTRKVVFEQTPFLLSDTVGFIRKLPHHLVESFKSTLDEVRESDILLHVVDISHPQYEDQVEVVNRTLQELKAFDKPTIMIFNKMDLYEKNTFDQWLAEDVKQDILNQLKTDWETRTQGNCVFISAIERRNLEELRKTIMEKVVELYRVRYPYKTEFFY, encoded by the coding sequence TTGCCAAAATTATTACAGACATTGATTGAGAAAAAACAAATTGTTGAGCAGGAAGAGCGGGTGGTAATAGTGGGGTTGATACATAAGGAGCAAAACAACGAGCGCCAGGTACAGGAGTACCTGGATGAGTTGGTGTTCCTGGCGGAGACGGCCGGCGCTGTGACTGTGAAGAGGTTTACCCAAAAGCTGCAACACCCTGACAGAGCAACTTTCGTAGGAAAGGGAAAGCTGGAAGAAATAAGAGATTTTGTACAAGGTAGAAATATCAACCTGGTCATTTTCGATGATGAACTGACGGGTTCCCAGATATCTAATATACAGGATGTATTGAAAATCAAGGTGATAGATCGTAGTGACCTGATCCTGGATATTTTTGCCCGCAGGGCTCGTACTGCGCAGGCGAAGGTGCAGGTGGAGCTGGCACAGTATCAATATATTCTGCCAAGGCTGAGGGGTATGTGGAGTCACCTGGAGAGACAGGGAGGTGGTATAGGTAGCAGGGGGCCGGGTGAAACGGAGATAGAAACGGACCGTCGTATTGTGAAGGATAAGATCTCATTATTGCGTAAGCGACTGGGTGAGATTGATAAACAATCACTTACGCAGCGCAAGGATCGTGGGGAGTTAATTCGGGTGGCACTGGTGGGCTATACCAACGTGGGGAAGAGTACGATCATGAATACGCTGAGTAAGAGTGAGGTATTTGCGGAGAATAAGCTGTTTGCCACTTTGGATACGACAACCCGTAAGGTGGTGTTTGAGCAGACGCCTTTTTTGCTGAGCGATACGGTAGGGTTTATCCGTAAGCTGCCGCATCATTTGGTGGAGAGCTTTAAGTCTACGCTGGATGAGGTAAGGGAGAGTGATATCCTGTTGCATGTGGTGGATATTTCGCATCCGCAGTATGAGGACCAGGTAGAGGTGGTGAATCGCACATTGCAGGAGTTGAAGGCGTTTGACAAGCCGACTATAATGATCTTTAATAAGATGGACCTGTATGAGAAGAATACCTTTGATCAATGGTTGGCGGAAGATGTGAAGCAGGATATTTTGAATCAGCTGAAGACGGATTGGGAGACCAGGACGCAGGGGAATTGTGTGTTTATTTCTGCAATTGAGAGGAGGAACCTGGAGGAGTTGCGGAAGACGATTATGGAGAAGGTGGTGGAGTTGTACCGGGTGAGGTATCCTTATAAAACGGAATTTTTCTATTAG
- a CDS encoding S9 family peptidase: MHKPLLLTSLFITTMAMAQEKMTPERLWQLGRVSGESVTADGKSVIFGVTNYNVADNKGEKNLWSIPVAGGAATQLTTSPGGEGDVSARPGNKIGYSLKGQYWEMNADGSNPTQKTHGEEALSNIRISPDGKYILFSKEVKIQKISGADHYADLPKSNVQIYDNLNYRHWDTWEDGNFQHVFYATYEDGKIGTPVDIMPNEPYDCPTMPFGGAEDMIWSPDSKSIIYVSKKKAGKEYALSTNTEIYEYNLADKSTKNLSEGNKGYDVSPVFSPDGKSLAWLSMAHDGYESDKNDITILDRSTGTKTNLTKDWDNTVASFHWSKDGKQLYFLAVIKGTEQLHELTLGTKTIRQVTSGDFDISGIVGQAGNTLVVTRTDMNHAAELFTVALPKGTVTPLTSVNKAFYDNTAMCKIEKRWTKTTDNKDMLSWVIYPPNFDPNKKYPTLLYCQGGPQSAVSQFYSYRWNFQLMASQGYIIVAPNRRGMPGHGVEWNASISKDWGGQPIRDYLSAIDDVSKEAYVDKSRLGAVGASYGGYSVYMLAGVHENRFKTLIAHDGLFDLKSWYGTTEELFFANWDIGAYFDPANANAYKQFNPSEYANKWNTPILIIQGGVDFRVPIEQGLQAFQLAQLKGIRSKLLYFPEENHWVLKPQNALVWQREFFSWLSETL, encoded by the coding sequence ATGCATAAACCTCTTTTGTTAACATCACTATTCATCACAACTATGGCAATGGCCCAGGAGAAAATGACACCTGAACGGCTCTGGCAACTGGGCAGAGTGAGCGGGGAATCAGTTACGGCAGATGGAAAGTCTGTAATTTTTGGGGTGACGAACTATAACGTCGCCGACAATAAAGGCGAGAAAAATCTCTGGTCCATTCCTGTGGCCGGTGGCGCTGCTACGCAGCTCACTACCTCCCCAGGTGGCGAAGGAGACGTAAGCGCCCGGCCCGGCAATAAAATCGGCTATTCCCTGAAAGGGCAATATTGGGAAATGAATGCCGATGGCAGCAACCCTACACAAAAAACACATGGCGAAGAAGCCCTCTCAAACATCCGCATCTCTCCCGATGGCAAATATATCCTCTTCTCCAAGGAAGTAAAGATCCAGAAAATAAGCGGCGCAGACCACTACGCAGACCTGCCGAAATCAAACGTGCAGATCTACGATAACCTGAACTACCGCCACTGGGATACCTGGGAAGATGGCAACTTCCAACACGTTTTCTACGCCACCTACGAAGATGGAAAGATCGGTACACCCGTAGATATCATGCCAAACGAGCCTTACGATTGTCCAACTATGCCCTTCGGCGGTGCAGAAGATATGATCTGGAGCCCCGATAGCAAAAGCATCATCTACGTCTCCAAGAAAAAGGCGGGCAAAGAATACGCCCTCAGCACCAATACCGAAATTTACGAATACAACCTCGCTGACAAAAGCACTAAAAACCTCTCTGAAGGAAACAAAGGCTACGATGTAAGCCCTGTTTTCAGCCCTGATGGTAAATCCCTCGCATGGCTTTCCATGGCTCACGACGGATACGAATCCGATAAAAACGATATCACCATCCTGGATCGCAGCACCGGCACCAAAACCAATCTCACCAAAGACTGGGATAATACCGTTGCCTCTTTCCACTGGAGTAAAGATGGCAAACAACTCTACTTCCTCGCAGTGATCAAAGGCACCGAACAGCTGCACGAGCTCACCCTGGGCACCAAAACCATTCGCCAGGTAACCAGCGGCGACTTCGACATCTCCGGTATCGTAGGCCAGGCAGGCAATACCCTGGTAGTAACACGTACCGATATGAACCACGCCGCAGAGCTCTTTACCGTAGCCCTGCCCAAAGGCACTGTCACCCCACTCACCAGCGTAAACAAAGCCTTCTATGACAACACCGCCATGTGTAAAATAGAAAAGCGCTGGACCAAAACCACCGACAACAAGGACATGCTAAGCTGGGTGATCTATCCGCCTAACTTCGATCCTAACAAAAAATATCCAACCCTGCTCTACTGCCAGGGTGGCCCTCAATCTGCAGTTTCCCAATTCTATTCCTATCGCTGGAACTTCCAGCTCATGGCTTCCCAAGGCTATATCATCGTGGCTCCTAACCGCCGTGGGATGCCAGGTCATGGTGTAGAATGGAATGCTAGCATCAGTAAAGACTGGGGTGGTCAGCCCATCCGCGACTACCTGAGCGCCATCGACGATGTAAGCAAAGAAGCTTATGTAGACAAGAGCAGACTCGGTGCTGTTGGCGCCAGCTATGGCGGCTACTCAGTATACATGCTGGCAGGCGTACACGAAAACCGCTTCAAAACCCTCATCGCTCACGATGGTCTCTTTGACCTGAAGAGCTGGTATGGCACTACCGAAGAACTGTTCTTCGCCAACTGGGATATTGGGGCTTACTTCGATCCGGCAAATGCAAATGCTTACAAGCAATTCAACCCAAGCGAGTATGCGAACAAATGGAATACACCGATCCTTATTATCCAGGGCGGTGTGGACTTCCGCGTTCCAATCGAGCAGGGTTTACAGGCCTTCCAGCTCGCCCAGCTGAAAGGTATCAGGAGCAAACTGCTCTACTTCCCCGAAGAAAACCACTGGGTACTGAAGCCACAAAATGCTTTGGTATGGCAGCGTGAATTCTTCAGCTGGCTCTCCGAAACTTTATAA
- a CDS encoding enoyl-CoA hydratase-related protein, with translation MNTILLHVQDHIATITLNRPDVYNAFNDEQSYELQEALKQVEKDPQVRAVVLTGAGKAFCSGQDLKAAMEAGDRKLSDSLHKRYNPIIRAIRNMPKPIICKLNGVAAGAGCSLALACDLIIANETASLIEIFINIALVLDSGSSYFLPRTVGYHRAFELATKATKLSAAEAKELGLVNKVVKGEELDQVVQEEALFYANAPTKAIALLKKMLTTGMTEDLDTVLDYEAYCQEIAGNTSDNKEGIKAFIEKRKPVFTGN, from the coding sequence ATGAATACAATCCTCCTCCACGTACAAGACCACATCGCCACCATCACCCTCAATCGCCCCGACGTTTACAACGCATTTAACGATGAACAAAGCTATGAACTGCAGGAAGCCCTGAAACAGGTAGAAAAAGATCCGCAGGTAAGAGCCGTTGTTCTTACTGGTGCAGGCAAAGCCTTTTGCAGCGGGCAAGACCTGAAAGCCGCCATGGAAGCAGGTGACCGCAAGCTGAGTGACTCCCTGCACAAACGATATAATCCCATTATCCGCGCTATCCGCAATATGCCCAAACCCATTATCTGCAAACTCAATGGTGTTGCCGCCGGCGCAGGATGCTCCCTGGCACTGGCATGCGACCTGATCATTGCAAACGAAACCGCTTCGCTGATCGAGATCTTTATCAATATTGCGCTTGTGCTGGACTCCGGGTCATCTTATTTTCTACCCCGTACCGTCGGCTACCACAGGGCTTTTGAGCTGGCTACCAAAGCCACTAAACTCTCCGCTGCCGAGGCAAAGGAACTGGGCCTGGTCAATAAAGTAGTAAAAGGAGAGGAGCTGGATCAGGTCGTACAGGAAGAAGCTTTGTTCTATGCCAATGCACCGACCAAAGCCATTGCATTATTAAAGAAAATGCTAACCACAGGAATGACTGAAGACCTGGATACCGTACTGGATTATGAAGCTTACTGCCAGGAAATAGCCGGCAATACCTCAGACAACAAAGAAGGTATCAAAGCATTTATAGAAAAAAGAAAACCCGTCTTTACAGGAAACTAA